Proteins encoded in a region of the Zunongwangia endophytica genome:
- a CDS encoding alpha/beta hydrolase family protein, which translates to MGDLSQDSLRANYIDYTGIHQVKLISTDSLQSLTFPQHPKGILPYINKEVTFYSEKTNVTYSGTLVLPKHKKHYPLVFLLNGSGQQERNYTYAGHQFFTVLADALAREGIASFRMDDRGIGETTGDFEHSTIEDFVQDLEAAKSFIKSQDKIDHSFLGIIGHSEGGVVASIAASRNKDFEFMLSLSGVGVNGLQILDLQNSAILKSMNIEDSLVEHHMELYNFLFKTVYNLQEEDSLKLQLEQAVNNWMQDKDEDLLKSMGLANGREKNLIYRFHKEAKKDAYQYMIRYNPKDYLPKIEIPVMVLNGAEDIQVPAEENVAGFQKYLSKSTNFASKIYPNLNHMYQHCHTCIASEQSELEEVFAPEVLADITKWIHKVYQTK; encoded by the coding sequence TTGGGTGATTTGAGTCAGGATTCTTTGCGAGCTAATTATATCGATTACACTGGGATCCATCAAGTAAAGTTAATTTCAACAGATAGTTTACAGTCGCTTACTTTTCCGCAGCATCCCAAAGGAATATTACCTTACATTAATAAAGAAGTAACATTTTATAGTGAGAAAACAAATGTAACTTATAGTGGAACGTTGGTGCTACCTAAACATAAAAAGCATTATCCATTAGTTTTTTTGCTGAATGGAAGTGGACAACAAGAACGGAACTACACCTATGCCGGGCATCAGTTTTTTACAGTGCTTGCGGATGCTTTAGCCAGAGAAGGAATAGCTTCTTTTAGAATGGACGATCGCGGCATTGGAGAAACTACCGGAGATTTTGAGCATTCAACAATTGAAGATTTTGTCCAGGATCTTGAAGCTGCAAAGTCTTTTATAAAATCTCAGGATAAAATAGATCATTCCTTTTTGGGAATAATTGGTCATAGTGAGGGCGGAGTAGTGGCTTCTATTGCTGCTTCCAGAAATAAGGATTTTGAATTTATGCTGAGTCTCTCTGGCGTGGGAGTTAACGGACTACAAATTCTGGATCTACAGAACAGCGCGATACTAAAATCTATGAATATTGAAGATTCCCTGGTAGAACATCACATGGAATTGTATAATTTTTTATTTAAAACGGTTTATAATCTCCAAGAAGAGGATAGTTTAAAGCTGCAGTTAGAACAAGCGGTAAATAATTGGATGCAGGATAAAGATGAAGATTTACTAAAAAGTATGGGATTGGCCAATGGCCGTGAAAAAAATTTGATTTATAGATTTCACAAGGAAGCAAAAAAAGATGCGTATCAATACATGATTCGTTATAATCCTAAAGATTATTTGCCCAAAATTGAAATTCCTGTAATGGTTTTAAATGGAGCAGAGGATATTCAGGTGCCCGCCGAAGAAAATGTCGCTGGATTCCAGAAATATCTATCAAAATCAACTAATTTTGCATCGAAAATCTATCCAAACCTAAACCATATGTATCAACACTGTCATACCTGTATTGCTTCAGAACAAAGCGAACTTGAAGAAGTTTTCGCGCCAGAAGTTCTTGCAGATATCACTAAGTGGATACATAAAGTTTATCAAACAAAGTAA
- a CDS encoding MFS transporter has translation MHLRQASERQKQIATIITFFTIPLSGFMTDIYLPSFPSMAENLSVSEKSIQLTLTCFFLSYGFAQLFVGSLLDSLGRYKPVLFSLIALIISSLAITWTDQVWVICFWRIVQGLGTSFIVVAKRAYFVDLYDEVKRKHFLSFFTIVWSCGPIIAPFLGGYLESLFDWQANFYFLAIYAAILFFAELIFSGETIRNVKKFNLKKTSMLYAVMLKNKAFVLGILILGLAYSTVMVFNIAGPFVVEHHFGFDAVTTGYCTLILGISWMIGGILSKTFASQNFPQKLRISAFAQIVLLLVFIAAATQLDHLYLLIAFAFVIHIVSGFIFTNYFTQNMIYFPSNAGIAGGLIGGLLYIITSISSFVISSSGEIATTFDMSLRYLGVGIPLILVIFYSTFLILKNNKRKGIAKNH, from the coding sequence ATGCACCTAAGACAAGCTTCTGAAAGACAAAAACAAATTGCAACGATAATTACCTTTTTCACCATTCCACTTTCTGGGTTTATGACAGATATTTATTTGCCATCATTTCCATCGATGGCCGAGAATTTATCGGTTTCAGAAAAAAGTATTCAGCTTACGCTTACTTGCTTCTTTTTAAGCTATGGTTTTGCGCAATTGTTCGTAGGAAGTTTATTGGACAGTCTTGGGCGCTACAAACCTGTGTTATTTTCATTAATTGCTCTAATTATTAGTAGCCTTGCTATTACATGGACAGATCAGGTTTGGGTTATTTGCTTTTGGCGAATCGTACAGGGATTAGGAACATCGTTTATCGTGGTCGCAAAGCGAGCTTATTTTGTAGACCTTTATGATGAAGTAAAACGAAAACATTTTTTAAGCTTTTTTACCATCGTATGGTCTTGCGGGCCGATAATTGCTCCTTTTCTTGGTGGTTATCTGGAAAGCTTGTTTGATTGGCAGGCAAATTTTTACTTTTTAGCGATATATGCCGCAATTCTATTTTTTGCTGAATTAATTTTTAGTGGAGAAACGATTAGAAATGTCAAGAAATTTAATCTGAAAAAAACATCAATGCTTTATGCCGTAATGCTGAAGAATAAGGCGTTTGTTTTAGGAATCTTGATTTTAGGATTAGCTTATTCAACCGTGATGGTATTTAATATCGCTGGCCCGTTTGTGGTAGAACATCATTTTGGATTTGATGCAGTAACTACGGGGTATTGTACGCTAATCTTAGGAATATCCTGGATGATTGGCGGAATTTTAAGTAAGACCTTTGCTAGCCAAAATTTTCCTCAGAAATTACGAATTTCAGCTTTCGCACAAATTGTGCTTTTACTCGTGTTTATAGCCGCGGCAACGCAATTAGATCATCTTTACCTTTTAATTGCTTTTGCTTTTGTGATCCATATCGTTTCTGGGTTTATTTTTACCAACTACTTTACCCAAAACATGATTTATTTCCCTAGCAATGCTGGTATCGCTGGTGGACTTATTGGTGGATTGCTCTATATTATTACATCAATCTCAAGTTTCGTAATATCTTCTTCAGGGGAAATCGCCACTACTTTCGATATGTCACTGCGTTACCTTGGCGTGGGAATTCCATTAATTTTGGTTATTTTTTACTCAACTTTTTTAATTCTGAAAAACAACAAAAGAAAGGGAATAGCAAAAAATCATTAA
- a CDS encoding M57 family metalloprotease: MELNKLPLVLAATGLLFTSCQKDETAPETQELLNNEAPSSSQIPKEVIEKVNNLHFNSDYIETFELTLPGGATETTYLIENDIAMSADQLDKLSTADITSKQYRTYNLVSSPRTINVIGYTGTGYGQNLSNKMQQALQRAVANYNDLSIGLTFNLSFGTNYSSSDIVVYKTSNGQAGGVAGFPSGGNPYKFVQIFSGMESYSTSTNEHVITHEIGHTLGLRHTDWFSRQSCGQSGESANPDGAVHIPGTETGYDANSVMLACFSANESGNFGGDDEKALEYLY; the protein is encoded by the coding sequence ATGGAATTAAACAAACTACCACTCGTTTTGGCAGCGACAGGACTGCTTTTTACTTCCTGTCAAAAAGATGAAACAGCACCAGAGACTCAAGAATTGCTGAATAATGAGGCTCCAAGTTCATCACAAATTCCTAAAGAGGTAATAGAAAAGGTAAACAATTTACATTTCAATTCAGATTATATTGAAACTTTCGAACTTACTTTACCTGGAGGTGCTACAGAAACCACTTATTTAATTGAAAATGATATTGCAATGTCTGCCGATCAATTAGATAAGCTTAGCACCGCAGATATTACCAGTAAGCAGTATCGTACTTACAATTTGGTTAGTAGTCCCAGAACCATCAATGTTATTGGTTATACGGGTACAGGCTATGGACAAAATCTTTCCAACAAAATGCAACAGGCATTACAAAGAGCTGTAGCGAATTATAACGATTTAAGTATTGGTCTAACCTTCAATCTTAGTTTCGGTACTAATTATAGTTCTTCAGACATTGTTGTTTATAAAACTAGCAATGGACAGGCTGGTGGAGTAGCCGGTTTTCCATCAGGCGGAAATCCATACAAATTTGTACAGATTTTTTCAGGAATGGAAAGCTATAGTACATCAACCAACGAACATGTAATCACTCACGAAATTGGACACACTTTAGGATTGCGCCATACCGATTGGTTTTCTAGACAGAGCTGTGGCCAAAGTGGTGAATCTGCAAATCCAGACGGAGCGGTGCATATCCCGGGTACCGAGACGGGGTATGATGCGAACTCTGTAATGTTAGCATGTTTTAGCGCCAACGAAAGTGGAAATTTTGGTGGTGACGACGAGAAGGCTCTAGAATATTTATACTAA